The genomic interval GCGATCCTGGAGCAGATGCTCGCCGCGATCGGTGCCGCGCACCGGGCCGGGCTGGTGCACCGGGACGTGAAACCCGAGAACGTGCTGGTCGCCGAGGCGCCGAGCGGCGGCGCGGGCAACCTGGTCGACAGCGTGGTGAAGGTCGCCGACTTCGGGCTCGCCCGGGCTGTCGAGGCGAGTTCCGACACCACCGAGGGCGGCAACCAGCTGATGGCGACGGTCGCCTACGTGGCGCCGGAGCTGGTCACCGAGGGCCGGGCCGATCCGCGTACCGACGTCTACGCCGCCGGCATCGTGCTCTTCGAGATGCTCACCGGCCGGGTCCCGTACGACGGCGACCGGGCCGTGGACGTCGCCTGGCAGCACGTCGACCGGGACGTACCCGCGCCCTCCGGGCTGGTACCCGGCCTGCCGCCGGTCCTCGACGAGCTGGTCCGGCGGGCGACCCGGCGCGACCCCGGGGCCCGGCCGACGGACGCGGGCGCGTTCCAGAGCGAGGTCCAGGTGGTCCGGGACGACCTCGGCACCGTCGCCAACGCCAACACGGCGATACTCCGGCAGATCCCCGCCGCCGACCACCCGACCATGGTGGTGCAGCAGCCGACCATGGTGGTCGCCTCGGTGCAACCCACCGCCCGTCCGTCCTGGGCCCGCCTGCCCGACCAGCCAGGGGAACGCGCCACCCCGCACCGCCGCCGCGCGGCGACCGGCCCGGGTTCCGATCTCCTCGACCGGGTCCGCCAGGTCGGCGGGCAGCTCTTCGCCGGCCGGGCCTCGGTGGTGGTGACCGTGGTCGCGCTCGCCCTGGTCGTCGCGATGACCGGCTGGTGGTTCGGGTTCGGCCGCTACACCGAGACGCCGAGCCTGGCCGGGCTGGCCGGGACGCAGGCGCAGGCGCAGGCCGAACGGTCGGGCTTCGTGGTCAAGTACGCGGACCCCCGCTACAGCGAGAACGTCGCCAAGGACAGGGTGCTCGCCCAGGACCCCGAGTCGACGAGCCGGATCCGGCGGGGCGGCACGATCACCCTCACCCTCTCCCTCGGCCCGGAGCGCTTCCCGCTGCCGGACGTGGTCGGCAAGACGCTGGACCTGGCCCAGCTCGACCTGGAGAACGCCAACCTGGTCCTGGTGCGCGGCACCGACCGCTACGACGACAACCTGCCCAAGGGCGTGGTGATGGCCACCACCCCGAAGGTCGGCGCCGAGGTCAAGCCCGGCGACAAGATCACTGTCATCGTCAGCAAGGGCAAGGCGCCGATCAGCGTCCCGGTCCTGGTCGGCAAGAACATCAACGAGGTACGCAACATCATCAAGGAACTCGACCTCAAGCTCAGCGAGGAGTACAAGGACTCCGACAAGCCCAAGGACGAGGTGATCGCGCAGACCC from Plantactinospora sp. BC1 carries:
- the pknB gene encoding Stk1 family PASTA domain-containing Ser/Thr kinase, giving the protein MDIQVADTLLNSLIDGRYRIRGRVARGGMATVYTAIDERLDRTVAIKIIHPNQAQAAQVQLAGFLERFTDEAKTIARLTHPNVVAVYDQGTHGGLPYLVMEYVRGRTLREILAERKRLNPSEALAILEQMLAAIGAAHRAGLVHRDVKPENVLVAEAPSGGAGNLVDSVVKVADFGLARAVEASSDTTEGGNQLMATVAYVAPELVTEGRADPRTDVYAAGIVLFEMLTGRVPYDGDRAVDVAWQHVDRDVPAPSGLVPGLPPVLDELVRRATRRDPGARPTDAGAFQSEVQVVRDDLGTVANANTAILRQIPAADHPTMVVQQPTMVVASVQPTARPSWARLPDQPGERATPHRRRAATGPGSDLLDRVRQVGGQLFAGRASVVVTVVALALVVAMTGWWFGFGRYTETPSLAGLAGTQAQAQAERSGFVVKYADPRYSENVAKDRVLAQDPESTSRIRRGGTITLTLSLGPERFPLPDVVGKTLDLAQLDLENANLVLVRGTDRYDDNLPKGVVMATTPKVGAEVKPGDKITVIVSKGKAPISVPVLVGKNINEVRNIIKELDLKLSEEYKDSDKPKDEVIAQTPQDGAGVEKNAQIKVEVSNGPPAIAMPRVIDMPCQQAKQLLESQGLPVGVQFNPNGTVRFQNPNENTPVPPGTQVVITCL